In one Candidatus Eisenbacteria bacterium genomic region, the following are encoded:
- a CDS encoding PorV/PorQ family protein: protein MGRIATASLALVLLLGATETALAQSEAGGQSMLIAPGARADGMGRAWVAVADDANAMWWNVAGLAFVRDHQVGMTYTPLVPDLADDVNFSYLSYVQRVEGLGGIGASFGYLSYGKSEGTDVDGNPTGEFKSYELAPAIAYGTDLVPNMGFGVALKLVRVDLAPPGVTLDGRPGRGTSFAADFGWLYKLPALKASLGATVSNIGPNISYIDVDQSDPLGRNVRIGAAYRPIETEVHHLLIAADATRYLLPGRTLAVDVWDAGVEYEFNRLLALRFGYISDPIGTITDITYGFGLGYRNFHFDFANIPQSEFLDRVNRFSAGYHF, encoded by the coding sequence ATGGGTCGCATCGCTACCGCATCTCTAGCTCTCGTCCTTCTCCTGGGGGCTACCGAAACCGCATTGGCGCAGTCGGAGGCCGGCGGACAGTCCATGTTGATCGCGCCCGGCGCTCGCGCTGACGGCATGGGACGGGCTTGGGTGGCGGTGGCTGACGATGCGAACGCCATGTGGTGGAACGTCGCGGGCCTCGCCTTCGTCCGGGACCACCAGGTCGGGATGACCTACACGCCACTCGTGCCGGACCTGGCCGACGACGTGAACTTCTCCTATCTCTCCTATGTGCAGCGCGTGGAGGGTCTGGGCGGGATCGGCGCCAGCTTCGGATACCTGAGCTACGGCAAGAGCGAGGGCACCGACGTGGACGGCAACCCGACGGGCGAGTTCAAGAGCTACGAGCTCGCGCCCGCGATCGCGTACGGCACCGACCTCGTGCCCAACATGGGGTTCGGCGTGGCGCTGAAGCTCGTCCGCGTTGACCTGGCGCCTCCCGGCGTCACGCTGGACGGACGCCCCGGCCGCGGCACCTCATTCGCCGCCGACTTCGGCTGGCTCTACAAGCTGCCGGCGTTGAAGGCTTCGCTCGGCGCTACCGTCTCCAACATCGGACCCAATATCTCATATATCGACGTGGATCAGTCGGACCCGCTCGGCCGGAACGTCCGGATCGGCGCGGCCTACCGGCCGATCGAGACCGAGGTGCATCACCTCCTGATCGCCGCGGACGCGACGCGCTATCTGCTGCCGGGACGCACGCTCGCCGTCGACGTGTGGGACGCGGGCGTCGAGTACGAATTCAACCGCCTGCTCGCGCTCCGCTTCGGCTACATCAGCGACCCGATCGGCACGATCACCGACATCACGTACGGATTCGGATTGGGATATCGCAACTTCCACTTCGATTTCGCGAACATTCCGCAGTCGGAGTTCCTGGATCGCGTGAACCG
- a CDS encoding Trm112 family protein has translation MPLSEELLSILVCPQCKQDLQYDRAAEKLVCVRCGLRYPIVDDIPVMLVEEAERIDPR, from the coding sequence ATGCCGCTCAGCGAGGAGCTGCTCTCGATTCTGGTCTGCCCTCAGTGCAAGCAGGATCTTCAGTACGACCGAGCCGCGGAGAAGCTCGTCTGCGTCCGGTGCGGGCTCCGCTACCCGATCGTCGACGACATTCCGGTGATGCTCGTGGAGGAAGCCGAGCGGATCGACCCGCGTTGA
- a CDS encoding acetyl-CoA carboxylase carboxyltransferase subunit alpha, with product MNGTWLDFEKPILDIERRIEDLKGLAPEEHPEAAEELERLERKVERLRREVYAKLTRWQRVKLARHPRRPYTLDYLKYIAPNFMELHGDRRFADDPAIVGGLAVVDDLPLVIIGHQKGRDTKENIYRNFGMAHPEGYRKALRLMRLAANYGCPIVTLVDTPGAYPGLGAEERGQSEALARNILEMAHLAVPIVTVVIGEGGSGGALAIAVGDVVMMMENSIYSVITPEGCAAILWKDASKAEQAAEALKLTAPDLLELKVIDEVIPEPVGGAHRDPEEAARRVKDAVLRHVRGLIGLPAQELLDRRLEKYLKMGVYLEETATAAAGTPS from the coding sequence GTGAACGGAACCTGGCTCGACTTCGAAAAGCCGATCCTCGACATCGAGCGTAGGATCGAGGACTTAAAGGGACTCGCGCCCGAGGAGCATCCGGAAGCCGCCGAGGAGCTGGAGCGCCTCGAGCGGAAGGTGGAGCGGTTGCGGCGCGAGGTCTACGCGAAGCTCACCCGGTGGCAGCGCGTGAAGCTCGCGCGCCATCCCCGCCGGCCGTATACGCTCGACTATCTGAAGTACATCGCGCCCAATTTCATGGAGCTCCACGGCGATCGCCGCTTCGCCGACGACCCGGCCATCGTCGGCGGGCTCGCGGTCGTGGACGATCTGCCGCTTGTGATCATCGGCCACCAGAAGGGCCGCGATACGAAGGAGAACATCTACCGCAACTTCGGAATGGCCCATCCCGAGGGATACCGGAAGGCGCTCCGCCTCATGCGCCTGGCCGCGAACTACGGGTGTCCCATTGTCACCCTGGTGGACACGCCCGGAGCCTACCCGGGCTTGGGCGCCGAGGAGCGCGGACAATCGGAAGCGCTGGCGCGAAACATCCTCGAGATGGCCCACCTGGCGGTTCCGATCGTGACGGTCGTCATCGGCGAGGGCGGCTCGGGCGGAGCGCTCGCGATCGCGGTCGGGGACGTCGTGATGATGATGGAGAACTCGATCTACTCGGTGATCACCCCGGAGGGGTGCGCCGCCATCCTCTGGAAGGACGCCAGCAAGGCCGAGCAGGCGGCCGAGGCGCTGAAGCTCACCGCTCCCGATCTGCTCGAGCTCAAGGTGATCGACGAGGTGATCCCGGAGCCGGTCGGAGGCGCCCACCGCGACCCCGAGGAGGCCGCCCGCCGGGTGAAGGACGCGGTGCTTCGCCACGTGCGGGGACTGATCGGGCTTCCCGCGCAGGAGCTTCTCGACCGGAGGCTGGAGAAGTATTTGAAGATGGGTGTGTATCTGGAGGAAACCGCCACTGCCGCCGCAGGCACGCCGTCCTAG